In Acidaminococcus timonensis, one DNA window encodes the following:
- the mgtE gene encoding magnesium transporter produces MDEQKENHSVEEKQEELEERVENELISALKCKDEKAVRRLMEDAHPIDIAYALEEASDSEILFLASLLTDQQMAEIIEQADDELQVRIMKLFDLNKILNIFQHMSKDDIVDILGDMPANRRKELVKLMKTSDQEVIRNLLGYGESTAGGIMTTEYISMRASLTVSQALEKVKEIAPKTEEINILYVLNDKKQLVGTVSLRELLVAKNYDTLQDIMEDNVISVEPESDQEDVARLVSKYDLHAIPVVNKRKGMLGIITVDDIIDVIEEENTEDMLKMGGVSKEEDVDSTVMESVRLRLPWLLINLVTAFLASSVVSLFEDTISQVVALAAAMPIVAGMGGNAGTQTLAVVVRGIALGDIKLHGNGVRIARGIAVGFINGLVNGLIAGAVIVWINHNIALGVIILVAMIVNLMIAALVGFLVPVILKAMNYDPAVASSIFITTFTDVCGFFVFLGLAKMFLPYLL; encoded by the coding sequence ATGGATGAACAGAAAGAGAACCATTCCGTAGAGGAAAAACAGGAAGAACTGGAAGAACGGGTAGAGAACGAACTGATTTCCGCCCTGAAATGCAAGGATGAGAAAGCCGTCCGCCGACTGATGGAGGACGCCCATCCCATCGATATCGCCTATGCACTGGAAGAAGCCAGCGACAGCGAGATCCTGTTCCTGGCCAGCCTTTTGACCGACCAGCAGATGGCCGAAATCATCGAACAGGCCGACGACGAGCTCCAGGTGCGGATCATGAAGCTGTTCGATCTGAACAAGATTTTGAACATCTTCCAGCACATGTCCAAGGATGATATCGTCGATATCCTGGGCGACATGCCTGCCAACCGGCGGAAAGAGCTGGTCAAGCTCATGAAGACCAGCGACCAGGAGGTCATCCGGAACCTGCTGGGGTATGGGGAGAGCACCGCCGGTGGTATCATGACCACCGAATACATTTCCATGCGGGCCAGCCTTACGGTGAGCCAGGCACTGGAAAAAGTGAAGGAAATCGCTCCCAAGACAGAAGAAATCAACATATTATACGTACTGAACGACAAGAAACAGCTGGTGGGCACCGTTTCCCTGCGGGAACTGCTGGTGGCCAAGAACTATGATACCCTGCAGGATATCATGGAGGACAACGTGATCTCCGTTGAGCCTGAGTCCGACCAGGAAGACGTGGCCCGGCTGGTTTCCAAATACGACCTCCATGCCATCCCCGTTGTGAACAAGCGGAAGGGCATGCTGGGGATCATCACCGTTGACGATATCATCGATGTCATCGAAGAAGAAAACACCGAAGATATGTTGAAAATGGGTGGTGTCAGCAAGGAAGAAGACGTGGACAGCACCGTGATGGAAAGCGTGCGGCTGCGGCTTCCCTGGCTGCTCATCAACCTGGTGACGGCCTTTTTGGCATCATCCGTGGTCTCCCTGTTCGAGGACACCATCAGCCAGGTGGTGGCCTTGGCCGCCGCCATGCCCATCGTGGCCGGGATGGGGGGCAATGCCGGTACCCAGACCCTGGCCGTGGTGGTCCGGGGCATCGCCCTGGGCGACATCAAGCTCCACGGCAACGGAGTGCGGATTGCCCGCGGCATTGCCGTAGGGTTCATCAACGGTTTGGTGAACGGGCTCATTGCCGGTGCGGTGATCGTATGGATCAATCACAACATCGCCCTGGGCGTCATCATCCTGGTGGCCATGATCGTGAACCTGATGATTGCCGCATTGGTGGGCTTCCTGGTACCGGTGATCCTGAAAGCCATGAATTACGACCCGGCTGTGGCCTCCAGCATTTTCATCACCACCTTCACCGATGTGTGCGGGTTCTTCGTATTCCTGGGCCTGGCCAAGATGTTTTTACCGTATCTGTTATAA
- a CDS encoding class I SAM-dependent rRNA methyltransferase gives MREFTKITITRKGERMARGGHPWVFADEVLDVAGPVENGALVDVVSEKKGKYIGTGFYNDNSKIRVRLISWNANDKFDQAFFERRLRYAIEYRKTVMPGDDFKACRLIFGEADGFPGLTVDRFQDVLVAQVLSLGIEQRKELLFTLLLKILREMGEDVKGIYERNDVKIRELEGMTEGKGIAAVPGSTLTEADLMPVITENGLRYHVDVVNGQKTGFFLDQKYNRLAVSRICAGKHVLDCFTHTGPFAMNAARGGAASVTAVDISGEALKRARDNFALNGYEDKIQTVEANVFDYLTDLEEKKQHPFDFIILDPPAFTKSSHTVKSAFRGYKEINLKAMKLLPRGGYLATCSCSHFMKSELFVQMLHEAARDAAVSLRQVEARQQAPDHPILYNVPETDYLKFYIFQVV, from the coding sequence ATGCGGGAATTTACGAAAATCACCATCACCCGAAAAGGGGAGCGGATGGCCCGGGGCGGCCACCCCTGGGTGTTTGCGGACGAAGTGCTGGACGTGGCCGGGCCGGTGGAAAACGGAGCCCTGGTGGACGTGGTCAGCGAAAAAAAGGGCAAGTACATCGGTACGGGTTTCTATAACGACAACTCCAAGATCCGGGTGCGCCTGATTTCCTGGAACGCCAACGACAAGTTCGACCAGGCCTTCTTCGAACGGCGGCTGCGGTACGCCATTGAGTACCGCAAAACCGTCATGCCCGGCGACGATTTCAAGGCCTGCCGCCTGATCTTTGGCGAGGCCGACGGCTTTCCGGGCCTTACCGTGGACCGGTTCCAGGACGTGCTGGTAGCCCAGGTGCTCAGCCTGGGCATCGAACAGCGCAAAGAGCTGCTGTTCACCCTGCTCCTGAAGATCCTGCGGGAAATGGGCGAGGACGTGAAGGGCATCTACGAGCGCAACGATGTGAAGATCCGGGAACTGGAGGGCATGACCGAAGGCAAGGGCATCGCGGCCGTTCCCGGCAGCACCCTGACGGAGGCCGACCTGATGCCCGTCATCACCGAAAACGGCCTGCGCTACCATGTGGACGTGGTGAACGGCCAGAAGACCGGCTTTTTCCTGGACCAGAAGTACAACCGGCTGGCGGTGTCCCGGATCTGTGCCGGCAAACATGTGCTGGATTGCTTCACCCACACCGGCCCCTTTGCCATGAATGCAGCCAGAGGCGGTGCGGCCAGCGTCACGGCCGTGGATATTTCCGGAGAGGCCCTGAAACGGGCCCGGGACAATTTCGCCCTGAACGGATATGAAGACAAGATCCAGACCGTGGAAGCCAATGTGTTCGACTACCTGACGGACCTGGAGGAAAAGAAACAGCATCCCTTCGACTTCATCATCCTGGATCCGCCGGCCTTCACCAAAAGCAGCCACACGGTGAAAAGTGCCTTCCGGGGCTATAAGGAAATCAACCTGAAAGCCATGAAACTGCTGCCCCGGGGCGGCTATCTGGCCACCTGCTCCTGCAGCCACTTCATGAAAAGCGAGCTGTTTGTGCAGATGCTCCACGAGGCGGCCCGGGATGCCGCCGTTTCCCTGCGCCAGGTGGAAGCCCGGCAGCAGGCCCCCGATCATCCCATCCTGTACAATGTACCGGAAACGGATTATCTGAAATTCTATATTTTCCAGGTGGTGTAA
- a CDS encoding MBL fold metallo-hydrolase — translation MEILFLGTGHAISTRCYNTCYVLRQNERYLLVDGGGGNGILRQLQRARLPWQKIKDIFVTHRHMDHVLGIFWLIRMIVKAMRRGTYTGEARIYGHDEMIHLLRTTAPLLLDPVDLPFLDTRLHFIQVEDGETRKIRGWDVTFFDIHSTKAKQFGYTLESHGHKLGCCGDEPMNDANFTRLSGSEWLLHEAFCLYRDRERYRPYEKHHSTVKEACENGERLQVPNLVLYHTEDNHLAQRKALYTEEGKAYYGGNLFVPDDLETLKLW, via the coding sequence ATGGAAATTTTATTTTTGGGTACAGGGCATGCCATTTCTACCCGCTGTTACAACACGTGCTATGTGCTGCGCCAGAACGAAAGGTACCTGCTGGTGGACGGAGGCGGCGGAAACGGCATCCTGCGCCAGCTGCAGCGGGCCCGGCTTCCCTGGCAGAAGATCAAGGACATCTTCGTCACCCACCGCCATATGGACCATGTGCTGGGCATCTTCTGGCTGATCCGCATGATTGTAAAGGCCATGCGCCGGGGCACGTACACCGGGGAGGCCCGGATCTACGGCCACGATGAGATGATCCACCTGCTGCGCACCACAGCCCCCCTGCTCCTGGACCCGGTGGACCTGCCCTTTCTGGACACCCGGCTCCACTTCATCCAGGTGGAGGACGGGGAAACCCGGAAGATCCGGGGCTGGGATGTGACCTTCTTCGACATCCACTCCACGAAGGCCAAACAGTTCGGCTACACCCTGGAAAGCCACGGCCACAAGCTGGGCTGCTGCGGGGATGAACCGATGAACGACGCCAATTTTACCCGCCTCAGCGGCAGCGAATGGCTGCTCCACGAGGCGTTCTGCCTGTACCGGGACCGGGAGCGCTACCGCCCGTACGAAAAGCACCACTCCACGGTGAAGGAAGCCTGCGAAAACGGAGAACGGCTGCAGGTACCCAACCTGGTGCTGTACCATACGGAGGACAACCACCTGGCCCAGCGCAAAGCCCTGTACACGGAAGAGGGCAAGGCCTACTACGGCGGCAACCTGTTCGTGCCCGACGACCTGGAAACGTTGAAGCTGTGGTGA
- the sfsA gene encoding DNA/RNA nuclease SfsA, producing MEYPNIVEGTFISRPNRFIAQVEIGGREETCHVKNTGRCRELLVPGCTVYLVHSDNPARKTAYDLVTVQKGERLINMDSQAPNKVVQEWLEQGGLPGVTLVRPETKYDQSRFDFYFEQGPRKAFMEVKGVTLEEDGVVRFPDAPTARGSKHLHELVKAHQEGYDVYLFLVVQMADVDHFEPNWRTDPDFGQALLEAEAGGVKILCYDCDVTPQTLKIGKKVAVRLK from the coding sequence ATGGAATATCCGAACATTGTAGAAGGAACATTCATCTCCCGCCCCAACCGGTTCATTGCCCAGGTGGAAATCGGCGGCCGGGAAGAAACGTGCCACGTGAAGAATACGGGCCGCTGCAGAGAGCTGCTGGTGCCGGGCTGTACGGTATACCTGGTGCACAGCGACAATCCGGCCCGGAAAACGGCCTACGACCTGGTGACGGTACAAAAGGGAGAGCGGCTCATCAACATGGATTCCCAGGCCCCGAACAAGGTGGTGCAGGAGTGGCTGGAACAGGGCGGCCTGCCCGGGGTGACCCTGGTGCGGCCGGAGACGAAGTATGACCAGTCCCGGTTCGACTTTTACTTCGAACAGGGCCCGCGGAAGGCGTTCATGGAAGTGAAGGGCGTAACCCTGGAGGAAGACGGCGTGGTCCGGTTCCCGGACGCCCCCACTGCCCGGGGCAGCAAGCATCTCCACGAACTGGTGAAGGCCCATCAGGAAGGGTACGATGTATACCTGTTCCTGGTGGTCCAGATGGCGGACGTGGACCATTTCGAACCCAACTGGCGCACGGATCCGGATTTTGGCCAGGCTTTGCTGGAAGCGGAGGCCGGCGGGGTCAAAATCTTGTGTTACGACTGCGACGTAACACCACAAACGTTAAAAATAGGCAAAAAAGTAGCGGTCCGATTGAAATGA
- a CDS encoding MetQ/NlpA family ABC transporter substrate-binding protein, whose product MKKLALVLAGLLALTGLAAGCGSSTDSKSSGGDKKVVLKVGASPVPHAEILNQIKPLLAKEGVDLQVVEFTDYVKPNLSLSDKEIDANFFQHKPYLDKFCKDRNLSLVSMGAVHIEPMGVYSKKIKDLKELKDGAKVAIPNDPTNGGRALAILEKAGLIKLKEGVGVLATANDIVDNPRNLQITEAEAAMLPRTLDDVDIAVINSNFAMEAKLNPTKDALFIEAKDSPYANIVAVRKGDEQRPEIQKLMKALQSPEVKKFIEDKYKGAIIPAF is encoded by the coding sequence ATGAAAAAACTGGCTCTGGTGCTGGCCGGACTGCTGGCACTGACGGGACTGGCTGCCGGCTGCGGCAGTTCTACAGATTCCAAATCCAGCGGAGGAGACAAGAAAGTGGTGCTGAAAGTGGGGGCTTCTCCGGTGCCTCACGCAGAAATTTTGAACCAGATCAAACCCCTGCTGGCCAAAGAAGGGGTGGATCTGCAGGTAGTGGAATTCACCGATTACGTGAAACCCAACCTGAGCCTCAGCGACAAGGAAATCGACGCCAACTTCTTCCAGCACAAACCCTACCTGGATAAGTTCTGCAAAGACCGGAACCTGTCCCTGGTCTCCATGGGGGCTGTGCACATCGAACCCATGGGCGTATACTCCAAAAAGATCAAAGACCTGAAGGAACTGAAGGACGGCGCCAAAGTGGCCATCCCCAACGATCCCACCAACGGTGGCCGTGCCCTGGCCATCCTGGAAAAAGCCGGCCTGATCAAACTGAAGGAAGGGGTGGGGGTCCTGGCTACGGCCAACGACATCGTAGACAACCCCAGAAACCTGCAGATCACCGAAGCCGAAGCAGCCATGCTGCCCCGTACCCTGGATGATGTGGACATCGCCGTGATCAATTCCAACTTTGCCATGGAAGCCAAGCTGAATCCCACGAAGGATGCCCTGTTCATCGAAGCCAAGGATTCCCCCTACGCCAACATCGTAGCCGTCCGTAAGGGCGACGAACAGCGGCCGGAAATCCAGAAGCTGATGAAAGCCCTGCAGAGCCCCGAAGTGAAGAAATTCATCGAAGACAAATACAAAGGCGCCATCATCCCGGCATTCTAA
- a CDS encoding NAD(P)-dependent malic enzyme — protein sequence MANTEELNRESLEMHAKNHGKLEVRCKVPLENGHDLSIAYTPGVAEPCRKIKENHDLSFEYTCRGNMVAVISDGTRVLGLGDIGPEAAMPVMEGKAVLYKKFGDVDAVPICIDTKDPKEFVNIVEKLQPSFGGINLEDISSPKCYEIEAELIKRCKIPVFHDDQHGTAIIACAAIVGALRYVKKDIDKVKVVVNGCGAAGSAIGKLLVKLGVKDLTMIDVHGAVYEGRPGDMDMATAYLAGCTNQRHYTGDLKGAVKGADVLLGVSAPRLFTREIIQSMGKDPIVFALANPVPETTYEEAKAAGAAVAGTGRSDAPNQVNNVCVFPGIFRGALAVRASAITEEMKVAAVKAIAGLISEDELKEDYVVPGAFDRRIVPAIAAAVAKVAMEQGIARVKRDPEDIRKEAAERVERNWNH from the coding sequence TTGGCCAATACAGAAGAACTGAATCGTGAATCACTGGAAATGCATGCCAAAAACCATGGCAAACTGGAAGTCCGCTGCAAGGTGCCTCTGGAAAATGGACATGATCTGTCCATTGCCTACACCCCCGGTGTAGCTGAACCCTGCCGCAAGATCAAAGAGAACCATGACCTGTCTTTTGAATACACCTGCCGGGGCAACATGGTGGCCGTCATCAGCGACGGGACCCGTGTGCTGGGCCTGGGGGACATCGGACCGGAAGCCGCCATGCCCGTTATGGAAGGCAAGGCCGTGCTGTACAAGAAATTCGGGGACGTGGATGCTGTGCCCATCTGCATCGACACCAAGGACCCCAAAGAATTCGTGAATATCGTGGAAAAACTCCAGCCTTCCTTCGGCGGCATCAACCTGGAGGACATCTCTTCCCCCAAATGCTATGAAATCGAAGCCGAACTGATCAAACGGTGTAAGATTCCGGTGTTCCATGATGACCAGCATGGTACGGCCATCATCGCCTGCGCCGCCATCGTAGGGGCCCTGCGCTATGTGAAGAAGGACATCGACAAGGTCAAAGTGGTGGTGAACGGCTGCGGCGCTGCCGGTTCCGCCATCGGCAAACTGCTGGTGAAACTGGGTGTGAAGGACCTGACCATGATCGATGTACACGGCGCTGTGTATGAAGGTCGGCCCGGCGATATGGACATGGCCACGGCCTATCTGGCCGGTTGCACCAACCAGCGTCACTATACCGGCGACCTGAAGGGGGCCGTGAAAGGGGCCGATGTGCTGCTGGGCGTTTCCGCTCCCCGGCTGTTCACCCGGGAGATCATCCAGAGCATGGGCAAGGATCCCATCGTGTTCGCCCTGGCCAATCCGGTGCCGGAAACCACCTATGAGGAAGCCAAAGCTGCCGGCGCTGCCGTGGCCGGTACGGGCCGCAGCGATGCCCCCAACCAGGTGAACAATGTATGCGTGTTCCCGGGGATCTTCCGGGGTGCGCTGGCTGTCCGTGCCTCCGCCATCACGGAAGAGATGAAGGTGGCCGCTGTGAAAGCCATTGCCGGCCTGATCAGCGAGGACGAACTGAAAGAAGACTATGTGGTGCCCGGCGCCTTCGACCGCCGCATCGTTCCGGCCATTGCCGCTGCCGTAGCCAAAGTGGCCATGGAACAGGGCATCGCCCGGGTCAAACGGGATCCCGAAGACATCCGCAAAGAGGCGGCCGAACGGGTAGAAAGAAACTGGAATCACTAA
- a CDS encoding metallophosphoesterase: protein MEKDEQMRIGVVSDTHGDLHALRQVLDQAGEVDLWLHAGDYSQDAPYIEEKTGIPVYAVCGNCDSYTDRAPAELVTKQLGVTLAMTHGHRYVRYNDWSRLFYFGEEKQADVVIFGHIHVPVCVEEDGILLVNPGSPSRPRNGVPSFGILTLEKGKKPKFEVIEVRE, encoded by the coding sequence ATGGAAAAAGATGAACAAATGAGGATCGGGGTGGTCAGCGACACCCACGGCGATCTCCATGCCCTGCGCCAGGTACTGGACCAGGCCGGGGAAGTGGACCTGTGGCTCCACGCCGGGGATTACAGCCAGGACGCCCCCTACATCGAAGAGAAGACCGGCATCCCGGTGTACGCTGTCTGCGGCAACTGCGACAGCTATACCGACCGGGCTCCCGCCGAACTGGTGACGAAGCAGCTGGGCGTTACCCTGGCCATGACCCACGGCCATCGGTACGTGCGGTACAATGACTGGAGCCGGCTGTTCTATTTTGGAGAGGAAAAGCAGGCCGATGTGGTGATCTTCGGCCACATCCACGTGCCTGTCTGCGTGGAAGAAGACGGCATCCTGCTGGTGAATCCCGGCAGTCCCAGCCGTCCCAGGAACGGGGTGCCCAGTTTCGGGATCCTGACCCTGGAAAAAGGCAAAAAGCCGAAGTTCGAAGTCATCGAAGTGAGGGAGTAA
- the rdgB gene encoding RdgB/HAM1 family non-canonical purine NTP pyrophosphatase, with protein sequence MLEVVIATHNLGKVEEFKSLMDELGITFTCLSDYPPVPEPEETGRTFAANARLKARYYARALGKVCLADDSGLEVLSLKGAPGVRSARYAGEDATDEENNNLLLANMKLQVRRNCRFFCALAVANPEGKILLESAGICDGILLHEPHGTNGFGYDPLFWSTELHKPLGEATMEEKNGISHRAKAIRKLVNQWKKMNK encoded by the coding sequence ATGTTGGAAGTTGTAATCGCAACCCATAATTTGGGTAAAGTAGAGGAGTTCAAATCACTGATGGATGAACTCGGCATCACCTTTACCTGCCTCAGCGATTATCCCCCGGTGCCCGAACCCGAGGAAACGGGCCGCACCTTTGCGGCCAACGCCCGCCTGAAGGCCCGGTACTATGCCAGGGCCCTGGGGAAGGTCTGCCTGGCCGACGATTCCGGCCTGGAAGTGCTGAGCCTGAAAGGGGCTCCCGGTGTGCGTTCTGCCCGGTATGCCGGTGAGGATGCCACCGATGAAGAAAACAACAATCTGCTCCTGGCCAATATGAAGCTGCAGGTGCGCCGCAATTGCCGGTTCTTCTGCGCCCTGGCCGTGGCCAACCCGGAAGGGAAGATCCTGCTGGAAAGCGCGGGGATCTGTGACGGCATCCTGCTGCACGAACCCCATGGCACCAACGGCTTCGGCTACGATCCGCTGTTCTGGTCCACGGAGCTGCACAAACCTCTGGGAGAGGCCACCATGGAAGAAAAGAATGGCATCAGCCATCGGGCCAAGGCCATTCGCAAGCTGGTGAACCAATGGAAAAAGATGAACAAATGA